In the Equus caballus isolate H_3958 breed thoroughbred chromosome 14, TB-T2T, whole genome shotgun sequence genome, GGTTAAGAAATGAAGCAGAGAAATGAAGTCTTGGGGAGTTGAGTGGAATTGTTGACAGTCTTGCCACGCTGAGACAACATGGATTAGGGTTCAGTCTCGGGGGCTGAGGAGGCAAAGATTAGGGGAAAGTCCGTGGTGAACATGCTAGGCTGTAACAGTGCCTTCTCAGCTTTGCTtatattggaatcacctggggatcctTAAGAGTATTGATGCCTTGCTCTCCCCTccagacatttttatttaatggcTATGGGGTGTGACCTGGGTCATCAGCTCTAATTCTATCCATTCAGTGAGGAAAGGGCAAACCCTCTCTAGAAAAAGATAACATCAGCTGAAGCATCTAAGATTTTTTATGCACAGGGTCCTGGATTTAATCTCAAAGAATCACTAGGAATTCCAAGAAACAGGGCTATAAGAtttaaaactaagagaaaaagcaaactgTAGAAACAGACCCCATAGGTGATCTAAATACTGGCATAAGCAGATAAGAATTTTAACTGATTAATATGTTCAACAGCATAGAGGAATAGATGGTAAAAGTagacaaaaagatggaaaattaaaCCAGAGTTGGATTTTACTTACATAAAAAAGAATtgaatggaaattctagaattaaaaaatataataattgaacTTAAGAACTTTATAGATTAATTTAACTTTGTAGATAAATTTAGAAGATTAGATATAACAGAAAAGAGAATTGGTAAACTGTAAGACAGGTCAATAGACAACatccagaatgaaaaaaatatgtctttctttatatattacgtCCAATCTTTCATTTAAACTGGACAGAGATTTCTGAAAATGTATAACTCTgcaatactttttttaaatgtcaagacTGTAAAGTTCTTATTGGCTCCATGTACCACAAAGGGAATACCTTCGATCATTATTAGATTCCCTCACCTAACTTTTCTCATGAGTATATCCTTCTGTTTCagtcagggagagagagaaggagttcAGTAAATCAGTAGCTTACCATTCCTGTCACCATTTAGAGGCAGATCTTGCTACGTTCAACATGGTAACTGTGTGTTTGGGAGACACCAGCCTAGGGAGGTGAAGCTCACTCTTGTGTATACCAGAGGGCTTGAATGAGGTATTGAATCACTCGTGGAGTTCAGGTCACTTCCAGAATGAGTCAAGGTTAATGAGAACGTCAGTACCATCCTAGGCTAACTTACATGAACCTTACTGTCCAATGAGTGCCCAAAAGATTTTTGCTGTTATTATAGGAGGAAGTGGGGCATGGGTCCTATCAGTACTTGGTCATGAGTCCTTAGGTGATGTTATGTGCAACTTACTATTTCTTATCAGCCCAGTCCATGGACATGTCTTCTCAGGACAATTCCATGTCCTGCAATGTGGCTTTAAAAGGACTATTTATCAAAGGAGAACCTTAAGActataatacaaagaaaaaaaagggagattctTGTTTTCAAGACCTCTAAATCAAAACAATAAGAAGAAGGAGATAACAGGCAAAAATCCCAATCTTAACCGTAACCGTCATAGGCGTGACACATATTTTATAACACTGTCTCCTTAAAAGCTCAGAATATGTTTCCCCACTGTGGTTTTCAATAATAAACACGCTGGGATGTAAAGAGAGGAGCACAGAGCCGCTGGCGTGTAAACGGTTTCCAGTCCCTGGGACTTACTGGGCAAGTCTCCTGAGATTTCATTCATGAGCAGGGCCCCGAAAATGACTGACACAGAACAGTTGCTGTTCCTGGTAGGTTAAGACATGGACTAgttccaaaggaaaagaaagccttTTCTCACACCcatctttcaaaataaagtaaccgaatagctttaaaaataacagcaacaaacaatATATCACTAAAAACCAGGTATCAACTGAAACAATAAACTTCTTTACTCTCTCACTGGGTGGGAGTCAAAACCAACTGTCAGACTCACATATctgcttcttttccatttttaattcaattttccCTTCAAATGACTCATGGTATGCTCTTGGTTGCTCTGAGTAGCAGAGAAGGAAGCCAGAAAAAATGACTGTTCATACAGCTATGAGGACAAGGAAACAGCCTTGGATGACCCGCCTTCTTTCCTGACTTCACATCCTCTGCCCTCAGTCTGCCTTGAAGGCTCATTCTTCTGCAAATATGCTCCTTTTTTGCCACAGGAATtgtttaacaaaacaaaatatgggaCAAAATATATTCTGGGCTGAATTAAAACCATGAGCCCCTTGAAAGATCCccctgaggaagggaagaagaacagGCGTTTACTAGACGCACAGGAAAGGATGGGCTACCTGGCGACTGGGTTCACCCTGAAAGGCTTCacaaattaaatcatttaatgAGTTGAACGAATAGAACGAAAGAGGTTAGAAAATGAGTTTGTTTGTGTTTAGTCAGGAACAATTAAAGCAAATGAACCACGGTTTTCAGGGCTATTATTTTTCATGGGTTCtacttccaaattcattctgGAAATCTAATAACATAAAAACTTCAAGCACTGCTTTGTCCAGGAGAAGGGGGCCTGAGAGATAGAGGAGGGCAAAGAGGTTAGGGAGAGCACATCTAGAAGAGtctttgaggggccggcccagtggcacagtggttaagtgcgcacatttcacttcagtggcccagggttcgccagttaggatcctgggtgtggacatggcactgcgtgtcaagccatgctgtggtaggcgtcccacatataaagtggaggaagatgggcatggattttagctcagggccagtcttcctcagcaaaaagaagaggactggcagcagatgttagctcagagctaattttcctcaaaaaaaaaaaaaaaacataaaacaactaATGAAGAGTCTTTGAAGTTAGTGGGCAGGGAGTATAGAAAAAGGACATAACAATGAAGGACAAAGATTTtgattccaaataaggtcaccatGGAAAGGGTACACACGAACTCTTCTTTTTAATGTGCCTTTAGGGTACATTAACTGTCTTgttttgataaataataataacaatggtaTAATATACCCTATAGTTTACAAATTTAATGGGAAAAACTTGGAAGAAGCAATgggtaaaaatgaaaaacacattctcccatttcttctttttttccttttttcttaaaggTGGTCTTTGCCTGTCCAAAGTGTAATCATATGTGAAACTCCGTCATTTCCCTTTCTGCCTTTCCAACCCCAACGCGCTCCGTTACAGTCACCACCATGCCATTCAGCTGACGTCTTTTGCTAACTACTACAATTTAGTAGGTGTTTGGTATTCCTGAAGGTAGTGTTTTTCATTAAAAGACACATTCATGCTCGTTCTCTATACTCAGCTGAAGCCAGGGCTTGGTAATGAatctattatttaaattaataaacagtTCTGGGACATTGTTTGAAAACATCGATCTTATTTTAGAATTCAAGTGGCACACAGCCTGGGCTGTTTCtctcaagaaaaatatttcattcgcTTTACATCatagttatttgcatttttcttcatCCACAATTCTTATAGACTGAAAAAATAGCAAGAgatgtaaaaatgaaatagacaaataaataacaACACGTCagggccttttcttttctttgtttttggaaCTCACCAAAAAACCAGGCCTGATTAGTTCAACATTTGGGGCAAAGAGACATTGTGTATAATGTCAGCAAAGCCACACAAGCAAGAGACCCCAGGACATGGCTGAAGGGGATGTTTGTCAGGCAAATGTGTCTCCAAGATTCTTCGGTTTTTAGAGGCACCTGTCCCACCCCTTCCTGTTTGCATTCCTCAGAGTCAGATTTCAGCTAAAGGGATGGAAATTAAATAAAGGTGCATTGGAGAGGCCATAATTAGTCCTTAAATCACGGGGTCTCAAATTCAAAAAATTTCATCGAAAGTTTCGCtagaagtctttttaaaaaacgcCTCTGGGGCAATCTCTCCCAGTTTTCTCCCAAGAATTTAACCTTAGCATACACAAGAAATTATGACTCCATAATGCTCTTTTGTGCCGAGCTAAGAGTTTTCTTGAGCAGTCTTTCCCACCTGTGGAATAAAATAATTCACAGAAACACGTTCACCCAGACCTGTTCCCATACGAAGTTTGCTTCAGGTTTTTTCTCAGAGCATCCAACCCTTCTCTCAATTGTTTCTTGCAATGGTTCGCATTGGCAAATACGTCACTGAACAACACAATGTCAATCTCAGAGCATCCTCTGGTGTCAGTCCCCTTTATGTAAGAACCAGCCTGTGAAGACAAAGGACAGGATGTGGGGGAAATCCCAGCTAACCTTGAAGGAAGCGCAGATTTCCAGTTGTAGCACTTTTGGGGTCAATTAACATTGTGGGGTAACTTATCTATGGGCTAGTTATCCCCTCTCCCCCTGCAGAAAAAAGataggaggaggagaaagtaaTCTATCACGTTCCACTGAGAATTTAGGTTCAGTTGTGGAAAAGAAAGCATAATTTGCAGAACAGTCCTGAAAATCCTTATGAAAGTTTAGAGCTAGAGGTTCTCAGACTCTTTCTGCTCAAAAGCCACTAGATATGTGAGGAATCCACAAGGACAGGAATTAAATTCACCACTGTACACCCAGAATCCAGCCCGAGCCTCCCATATGGCAGCCCTCACTGACCACCTGGACGGACGACCCTGGACGCAGGTGTCCTGACGCAAACTGTGCCTGTGAAAGTTAGGGCCACAGGTCACCAATGTTTCTGGTGGATGTTCGTGTGCTATTTCTAAATACATCATGAATGATTTTAATGAAGCATTCTGtaattataattaacaagaaTTTACATCAAATCTTTTGCTAAATGtgattttataaaagttaaaacttttaGCAATTGAAGGCATATCTTTGCCTTCCATAGCACTGAAGGAACGCTTTAGGCTACAAGTTCCCAAAGGAGGCTCTTTAGTAGTAAAAGAAACTGTTACCTATGATTTGGGAGCCATCATGTCCATGAGGGAAAAGTCATCTGTCAAAGGTAGAATGTGGCACACGCAATTTCACATAAGCTTAGGAACCATTCCAAAGCTCTGAACCCTCTCCTCCCTCATTTCTCCTGTGCTCATCTCTTAAGGATTTCCAACAGCCCGTTCCATCAGGCTCTCTGTGGAGCCTGAGGTGAGCAAGAATGTGCCAGTTGTATTTTCGGCactgccctccctgccctgggaggAGGATGAGCTATCACAGAGACACAGCAGCTTAGTCAGAGGGGAGAGTTCACGGATTGTGAAAATGTTTACTACTAGAGAAAATAGGGGAACAAATACCACCTACCAACaagagcgggggggggggggggtgaagggGCGAGGGAGTGTGTAGATCTCCCACCTCATAGGATCATGAAAAATACTTGAGCAACATTTTCAAAGGGGAGAGCCACAGTGTACCAATAAGGGTTTGCAGATAAGAAAAACCATTCCAGTTACGTTAAGCAGAAAGGGACTTAATTCAGGGAATCATCGGAATAGTTAGAACAGACTCTAGACTCGGCTTTTAGGAATGACTTTCAGAATGACACTGTAGAACTCACCTGATAAGGGACCTGTTGCCCCGGCTGCAGTCAGAGAGCTGGGAATCTGAAAGCTGTTATGGCAACtgctggctccaggcccatacTGCCTTAGTCAAGATCTAGAAATCAACAAGCTGCTTCTGCCATTGTGCATCCCGGAAATACCTGCCCTACTGGAAATCCAGGAACTAGAGGTCATCACCAGAACTCTTGGCTCCAAAATCATTCTGTATCCACTACATCCAGACTGGCTAATACGGGTGCCTCGTGCCCCACTGCCCTTGCCCTGACTTAACTCAGTTCTGGACTCCGTCCTGCACTAGTAGAActaattgacaaactgattcccATTAGAAATCATAGTGGCAAGGGAATATGGAAAATGTAGTTTTTAGTGCTTCCTTAACCTGAGAGTTCTTAATACACTAACATGTACTGTCAGCCTACAAGAATGGAATACAGGGCACAGCAATTTCAGAACGTCATTGATCATTGGCCCTTGCTTTTGGCAAGCATCTTGCAGGACTGGAATAGAACTCTGGCTCCCAATTTCCAGCTCTGTGCCATACCTCATCTCTGTAGAAGAGAATATGTTGTTTCATATTCAGGCTTTTACCGTAGCTATCTTAGCTAGAATTCAATCATACTTATAAATCATAATTATGATTGCTATTGAGTTACGTGAAAAgataatttttgcttttgaataaatttatgacttaaaatgattttataacaattatgtgtacattttaaaatgaaggaatggaaaaattaTCAGAATAAAATGCCCTCTGAACTATatcctgtatttttttcctaaacattGATTAGATAGTATGTAGTCATTGCATTAACATTAAAAGTACTAATAATAGGAGGGAAATCACACCATTATTGCTGTTTGGATCTCTTCCCTGTGTTCAGGCTATGTTCCCTCAAGGATATTTTACAGAATGACTCTGCACTCTGTGGACAACCATTCCTGGACCCAGTGAATTGTCTTTAAGTTGACAAGGAGCCATCATCATGGCACCTAATTACTTCCACAGGCAGGTTGCTCAGGCATGAAACAGGGCCCTGGGGGACAGGCTCACCTCCTTTGCCTGAAATTCCCTTAAGCATTTATAAACATCGGTCAAGTGTGAGCCAAGTCCCTGGCCCTGCCAATGTAAAGGCACTTGCATCCCTGGGGCAAAGTTGCCAACCCTAATGGGTTGCAGCTGTTGTATGGTTGAGTGCCTGCTCCGCCAGGCTGCAGCCTGCCCGGGCATTTCAAAGGGCTCCTAGCAGACCTGTGTCCCCACGTGCGGAAGGCGAAGCTGGCCTTTGAACACGGGGCCCTGCTCGGTTGCTGTGCGTTACCTCCAGGAGAAAGGAATGGCTTCCTTATGGCTGTGTGGCCTGGCCAGAGGGCTGGAGGCTCAGATTACCTGGATCACTCGGGGGTCCCCCACCGGAAAGCAATCCTGGATCCGCTGGACCAGCACAGCAATTTCAGCCACACAAGCTGCGCGCAGAGGACCCGAGGCAGGGTGGATTTTTTCGTCTGCAAATCTCTGTAGCTCTTGGGGACTTTTGCACTCCAACATATTATGAAGTGAAAATCCTGCAGACGTTTGGGCTGCATAGAGAAATGATCAGTCTGTGATATTCACTGCATAGAAATAGACGCGCACATGTCTAAGGGAAGAATCTAATTTTGTATGAGAATTGTGTTTAGTTAATCGCCAAGACAGCCTTGTGACAACAGAGAGATGGACTCTCTCTGCTGGTGGAGCATCCGTTAAACCAGCAGACTTGCCCTCCAGACTTAGCTGACATTGTAACCTAAGTCTTTACAGAGAAATGGTTACATttcttagaaaacagaaatatttagaCACTCTATGTCAGAAAAAAATTGTTACCTCAATTTACTAAGTCATTTTAAGTTTCTAAATGAAAAACACTTATATTaacaaatttcaataaaatgaTCCCAGGGTAAAGAATTCCaagttaggggccagcctggtgacattgTGGTTgagtttgtacactctgcttcagcagcccagggttcacaggttcagatcccaggagtgaacctatgcactgctcatcaggccttgctgtggtggcatcccacatacaaaatagaggaagattgccacagatgttagctcagagacaatcttcctcaagcaaaaagaagaagattggcaacagatgttagcacatggccaatcttcttcaccaaaaaaaaagagagagagagaattccaaGTTAAACCTCCTACTCTAAAGGTCTCAATTTCTCCGCCCACAGCCATATTCTGCAGAATGTTTGGTTTATCCTGCACGGTGCTTtcgaaaaaagaaaatgagcctaGAAATCAGGAGatagtacattttttaaatggggaCATCAGAGATGCGCatgtgtgtttgcttgttttaagCCAGAAGAGCTGACAAGACTGACCACACCCTTCATAGGAAGGAACCGAATAACTGACTTGGTAGGTTCAGTGAATGGGGCATGTGAACTAAACTGACAATAGACagataaacaggagaaaaaacaaacaaattttattgatgttaatatttttttatgtgcACAGGGTCAATtatggaaaagaaatggaaacctaAAGAAGCAGTTAGACTCAGGGGCTTATTAACCATTTTAACAAAGGACAATAAATTGTGGAGAAAACTAGACAAAAGAAAGAGGGTTTGGGGCTTCCAGGGCCCAAGAAATTGTGGGAAAGTGACTAGGAAATATCTAGGGGAACTAATGGAAGATAAAGGTTACCTTAGTAAGGTTCGTTTATACAGAGTCATGTGCTGGCTCCTATCCCCAGTGGTAAGGGGCGCTCTCCTCATCCTGgtacaggagagagagagaatttatggCCTGCTTTTAGGCAGAAAAGAGGAGACCAGAGGGTTCTTCTTGTATCTACTAGTTCTCAATACTCTTCAGCTCAAAATTATCCATATGCCAAATTGGCATATTTTTGAGTGGCATAGACTGATCCCCTTCAACAGCAAAGAAACTTCCATAACTTTTATGCTGGATagatcacacacacaaaaatccctGAGAATCTGCCATCACAAAGTTAGCCCTCATTTGGGTTTAGAGAGCAAATTCCACATTATCACTGAGAATTGATTTCAGAGTGGCCTCGGGCTAGAAGAGGGCCCGGGCGCCTGGAAGAGGAGTTCACTAGTCTCTCTGGGAACGAACTTTCAACCAGACCTTCCTGTTCAAGCATGTCTGGAACACTCACAAGAACTGAGTATATACTCGGCTGTAGATGAAACTCAACACGCGTCAGAGAACTGAGAGCGCACAAGTTATAGCCTCTGACCACCACGCCCTCAAATgagaaatcagtaagaaaataacGAAAAATGTCCCGtgcttttagaaatttaaaaaacatacttCAAATAAGTCATGGATCACAGAAGAAATCCTAGTGGAAATCAGAACATACTCAGGACTAAACAGTAACAAGAAACTTTATACCAACTCTCAGAGGACGCTCAGCCCCTTGTTTAAGTTTCATCAAGGCCGAACTAACagattggggtttttttctttttgacactttcattcttttgctaaAAACATAATAGCCAATTTATATATTACTCTCTTTAGGGACACTTCATCAAAAACTGCTCACTTTTCAGTGACATACTTTGTATCCAGAGACAATTATTATTTCCTGGagaaatttttaatgtattaaaagaTTTCACAGAGCAGCAACCAACAGTTAGTTTAGAGGACAGACCATAAATATGAGAGCAAAAGATAATACATTAGTTCTGTGGTTATTTTTGACGTGACGGACCATAACCCGATCCCGCCTGGATTCCTAATACTGTCCGTCTTCTGACTGGAAGTCCCTGGATTTGTGCTTCTAACTGTGTTGTCTCTTTGAACGATGCCTCGGTGTCCCAGCTTCCACCTTAACGTGGCTCCAGCAGAATTATCCTCCGCCCTGTGCCACCCCAAGAATGTGTAGTCTCAGGCCACATTCTCGTTccatcttcttccttctctgcttcctgttCCTGGAAACAACCCATAATACCTTGCCCTGGTTTCTGTATTGTGTGAGCCTCCAAAGAGAGAAAGCGGGGGGCATCTCCTTTACCTCTTTTACTGGCTGTGAAGTGGTGCTCTTGTATTTCGTGGTTCTCCCGGCTAAGGACCGTTCCAAAGCACCTAGAACACATCCTACAGGTTTTTGATATCTTTGTAGCCTTatgctttatatttctttcttctagattttcccaGTTTAGCTTGTGTGTCTCCATGGTTGACCTGTCATGTACAGACTGAGAAAAAGTAAATGCTTAACACAGGAATTGGAAGAGATATTTGAAAGATCTGCTGGTCTTCATTCGGCTTCTCATTAAATGCTCCCACTCATGGCACAGCGAATTCTCATTCTACATTCTCAAAACATAGCACAGTCCATGAGTTCTTTCAATAAAGATGGAAAACTGCTGTAGATTAATAAAGCAATGAACCACAGGAACCACAATGCTGAAAaaagatatcttttaaaaagcacttgGTTTAGTTTGATAAAATCAGAAGAATGAGATCCTAGTTCTTTTTCCGACATCTACTTTTTACGAAGCCCTGGGCAAATCATTGAACCTAACCGGCTCTTTGTtgcctcatgtgtaaaatggggagcAGAAAGGAGGGAAGTACCTTAATGTATCTCTAAGGTCACtttgaaagttaaaaattctAGGATTGTGAGAATCCCAACACTACACGAAGCACTTTGGAAGCATAATTACAATAATTGCACCTCCCCGGAGATGACACTGTGTCCAGGGGATTCCGCTAGGTGTccttcccagcagccctgtgagatGAGACACGCACCTTTAACCACAGCATCCCACCACCTGCGTTATGGCCacaagttttgttttaatttttagttttctgttaATAAATCTCCATGAgaattaaaaaccaaaaccaacaaacaaaaagcaggaGTGCTTTTAAAAAGCAGGGAAAACCCCCACATCCTCACTCACTTGCGCCGACTTGTACCTTACTGTGATCTTGGAGCTTCTCCCTCAGGACTTCTTGGCCACAGTTTTCACAGTGAACTTTCCCCAGATGCCTCCGGCGAAAGTGATACTTGAGAGCCAGGCAGCTGACAAAATCGCTCCCACAGCGCTCACAGTGATAGGATTCAACAGCCAACATCCTTTCCCAATGAAGTATTGGATTTAGATCCTAATGatgacaaaagcaaaaagcataaGGCCTGGTCCCTCATAGTTAACTATAATAAAGAGAATATCATTTCCAGCGTGCTAATTTGTGCACCATCACATGAATGTTTCCTAAGAAATTTATCCCTCACTAAAATCAAGCATGACATCATGAAAATATCCATTTAGATCAGCTGCTTGTAACTTGGGTTTATAAACATCAGGGAAGCTATAAAACCaataaaagcaaatacaaaattGTGTGCGTAGGTATGTCTGTACATTTTTCTAGAAAGAGTTTCAAACGGGTCTGTGACCCAAGAGATGTTACTAACTTGTTGATTTAGATATTATCTCTAGTCAGGACTCTGTGagagccattgtttcttcaatttTTATCACCCAATGACTTCC is a window encoding:
- the LOC102150694 gene encoding 2'-5'-oligoadenylate synthase 1 isoform X2, whose product is MLAVESYHCERCGSDFVSCLALKYHFRRRHLGKVHCENCGQEVLREKLQDHSKSVHDRSTMETHKLNWENLEERNIKHKATKISKTCRMCSRCFGTVLSRENHEIQEHHFTASKRAQTSAGFSLHNMLECKSPQELQRFADEKIHPASGPLRAACVAEIAVLVQRIQDCFPVGDPRVIQAGSYIKGTDTRGCSEIDIVLFSDVFANANHCKKQLREGLDALRKNLKQTSYGNRILMGKRAPLSLRFNFLCTGSLHSHSFEIMAYYDVLGPTPSADLKLHLYRKLYLCKDSDEAQLCALALLPYQVDFVKASVGRVKELVRLVIHWFKTSFANPTEENKFRRLPSSYTVELLTIYVWELAGKPLLFSLVQGLRAVLKLLVQYTEIDIVWHRHYHRKFPVFVKVNQKHTRPFILDPVNPTVNVCDTCNAWDEVAHVARCSLLKPLFSRVRAEPPWLFTNN
- the LOC102150694 gene encoding 2'-5'-oligoadenylate synthase 1 isoform X1, producing the protein MLAVESYHCERCGSDFVSCLALKYHFRRRHLGKVHCENCGQEVLREKLQDHSKSVHDRSTMETHKLNWENLEERNIKHKATKISKTCRMCSRCFGTVLSRENHEIQEHHFTASKRAQTSAGFSLHNMLECKSPQELQRFADEKIHPASGPLRAACVAEIAVLVQRIQDCFPVGDPRVIQAGSYIKGTDTRGCSEIDIVLFSDVFANANHCKKQLREGLDALRKNLKQTSYGNRILMGKRAPLSLRFNFLCTGSLHSHSFEIMAYYDVLGPTPSADLKLHLYRKLYLCKDSDEAQLCALALLPYQVDFVKASVGRVKELVRLVIHWFKTSFANPTEENKFRRLPSSYTVELLTIYVWELAGKPLLFSLVQGLRAVLKLLVQYTEIDIVWHRHYHRKFPVFVKVNQKHTRPFILDPVNPTVNVCDTCNAWDEVAHVARCSLLKPLFSRVRAEPPWLFTNNW